From the genome of Candidatus Latescibacter sp.:
AAATGTAAACAGGCTGCCGTTGTTAGGCAGGTTGAATCCGAAACAGGCAAATATGTCCCTATATGTCGTTTCATGCTGGCGGCCGAACCATGCGCCGCTCCAGTCGTAAGGTTTATCGAGAAGTTTAAACGCTGTCTCAACAATATTTCTGCGGGTATAGGGTAAAAATCCCACATGAACATCGTTATTTTCTTTAAGCCATGCAGTTTCGGTCGTAAACTGTCCGTTCAATTTCCTTACAGGCACTTTTATCATACGGTGATTACTTTTTGAAACAAGAGGAAGCCGGGTGCCCATTCCGAACCATCCCGAGGCACAGATACAGCTTTCATCGCTGTAAAACGGCACCCTGTCCGCTGTAGCAACCACATAATCACGGGCATTTACATATTCATCGATTATATTTTTATCAACGAATGCCACATCCTCGCATCTGAGCCAGCCATATCCCTCCTCACAGAACACGAACATATACTCGCCGGATAGCGAAAAATGAAGAACCATCACCGGTTTACCAATTTTTTCAATCCCGATATTCCATAAATCCCAGCGCATTTTCCCTGACTGAGTGTTTCCGGGCTGTTCGGGCATTGAGGGAATATTTCTGAGGCGTGCGGGGCGAACAGTTATTCCATCACGGACATTTATGCTGTTTTTTATCTTGCCGAAAGCCATTTCATTTTCGAAATCGTTAATTTGTCCGGAACTGTAAGGTATCGCAAGATTGTTTGCATAAACCTGGCTTCTCAGGTATTTGATTTCAGCACTTATTCTTGCCTTTACCGTATCTGCTGCCGCATTTGGGCTCAGACTATGAAGGTTGGTGGATCTCAGAGAAAATCCAGGCCACCATTGAATTATTTTCGGGATTCTCTCTACAGGAACACCTTTAAAAGGATCCTGGGAGTTGATTCTCATCTGGTAATTCTTATTCATTTTTTCGATTTGGTCTGCACTGAGAATTATCTCATCGGGATTTTTCATCCGTTTAATCCAATAAGCCTTAGTTTTCATCTCCGGCAAAATCCAGGGAAGAACATCGGGAGCCCTGTTATAAAGAGCATCCTCAGGGTCCGGTATCACATCAAGTGTTACGGGATCAATATGTTCCGTGAAGACATAAATGGGAAAAGCCATCAAAATAATCGCATAACAAATGAGAATTCTTACCTGTTTTATCATCGTATGCCTCTTGTTTATAAATGAAATAAATTGGATTCTTTAAGTTCCAGTTTCGGATGCTTCCTGAAAAGTACTCTCTATAATACGAAAAAATAACCGTTTTGTTCAATTTTTCTTATCAATGTCAGATGTGTGTAAAAAATCATTTCCCGATACGGGATCTGGCGCTTTCAAGGTTATACCGGGCCTTATCGTTCTCCGGATAAATCTGCAGAACCCTGGTATACCATTGGATTGCATCAGCAATTTTCCCCTGTTCAAAAAAAATGTTCCCGATGTAATTCATTGACTGTACATCTTTGGGATCATAGTGTACAGCCAGGAGAAACTGCTGCCTGGCTTCTTCCAGCCTTTTCTGCTGAAAAAGAATAAATCCCAGATTATAATATGCAGTGTTGTTCGTAGAATCGATGCGGAGAACTTGATTAAACTGTTTCCTGGCTTCTTCAAAATTTCCTTCCGCTATGCAGGCATTCCCGAGGTTTATATAGCTGATCATGCTCTCAGGTTCCGCTTCAAGGGCAAGGGTAAACTGAGCCTTGGCCTCTTTAATATTCCCTTCCTTCAACAGGAGATTCCCGAGATTATCATGGGTGACCGAATAGATGGAATCCAGACTCATTGCTCTAAGAAATAATGACTTTGCATCAGCGATATTTCCTTCTTCCGCGAGTATGTTTCCCAGGTCGTTGAGAGCATCGATATTCTTTGGTTCAATGCTCAAAGTTTTCAAATATTCGTTTTTTGCTTCTTCAATTTTTCCATGAATTTGATAATAAACTCCGAGATTATTATGCGGCCGCGCCTTGTTCGGAGATTTTTTTACCGTATCGCTCCACAGGGTGTATTCATTTTCCCATACTGTATTTCTCTGGTAAGTCAAATAAGAATTTATACTTATCAGCACCAGGAAAGCAACTGCGGCTGCTTTGGCGTACCGTTCCCATAAAAATGTATGGAATACACTGATCGCCACCAGACAAAAACCGAACATGGGCAGATAGAGCCGGTGTTCGAATATCACATCCTGGATCGGTTTGATGCTTGATTCCACTGAAAGAGAGAGGAAAAACCAGAATATTCCTACGGAAACAAGACGCCTGCGGGGGAATATCCAAAAAGCTAACACCAGAATCCCGGCCAGGAGGATAAAACTGAGGAAAGTAGTCGGTTCAAAAAAACTCTGGGAAGCCGGAAAATCATAATCGACATTCTGATGTACCGGAATAATAAGAAGCCTCAAATAGGTTGCCACCACCCGGAACTCGGTCATGAGATAAATCCAGCTGGTCAAAGGCGGATCCTGCATCCGCGCCGACATGACCGGACTAAAAAGAGATTTCTGATCGAGAGATAAAAGAAAAGGAACGGTGAGGGCGACGGCAACTGACGGGATGATGTAAAACAGCGCCT
Proteins encoded in this window:
- a CDS encoding tetratricopeptide repeat protein, with product MRTRQRALLRLLSILFIIILGVMVYSNSFHCSFQLDDIYNENPVYHSIDNPKALWEFNPRRFVSNYTLAMNYHFNKQDVFDYHLVNLLIHLGVSLTVWWLVILILSTPVMERVKISRYRELAALGCGLLFVSHPIQTQAVTYIVQRMASLATLFYLTSLSFYLKARLSKEKNTRRLWFAGSAVVGVLGFLTKETVFTLPFALLLFEYGFFHPKINLRAIMTRKALFYIIPSVAVALTVPFLLSLDQKSLFSPVMSARMQDPPLTSWIYLMTEFRVVATYLRLLIIPVHQNVDYDFPASQSFFEPTTFLSFILLAGILVLAFWIFPRRRLVSVGIFWFFLSLSVESSIKPIQDVIFEHRLYLPMFGFCLVAISVFHTFLWERYAKAAAVAFLVLISINSYLTYQRNTVWENEYTLWSDTVKKSPNKARPHNNLGVYYQIHGKIEEAKNEYLKTLSIEPKNIDALNDLGNILAEEGNIADAKSLFLRAMSLDSIYSVTHDNLGNLLLKEGNIKEAKAQFTLALEAEPESMISYINLGNACIAEGNFEEARKQFNQVLRIDSTNNTAYYNLGFILFQQKRLEEARQQFLLAVHYDPKDVQSMNYIGNIFFEQGKIADAIQWYTRVLQIYPENDKARYNLESARSRIGK
- a CDS encoding SH3 domain-containing protein is translated as MIKQVRILICYAIILMAFPIYVFTEHIDPVTLDVIPDPEDALYNRAPDVLPWILPEMKTKAYWIKRMKNPDEIILSADQIEKMNKNYQMRINSQDPFKGVPVERIPKIIQWWPGFSLRSTNLHSLSPNAAADTVKARISAEIKYLRSQVYANNLAIPYSSGQINDFENEMAFGKIKNSINVRDGITVRPARLRNIPSMPEQPGNTQSGKMRWDLWNIGIEKIGKPVMVLHFSLSGEYMFVFCEEGYGWLRCEDVAFVDKNIIDEYVNARDYVVATADRVPFYSDESCICASGWFGMGTRLPLVSKSNHRMIKVPVRKLNGQFTTETAWLKENNDVHVGFLPYTRRNIVETAFKLLDKPYDWSGAWFGRQHETTYRDIFACFGFNLPNNGSLFTFFNDNNTTILHPKMGKEYYYKNILKNEPFVSIQSCGGHCQLLLGDYKGEPIVFDQHGYGYQDEKGKWLEVRRCNIGDLRLPRYFLTRDVTFLELK